GAGCTGGCGTCCCGCCACTACGAGGAGCATCGAGGAAAGCCGTTCTATGGCGAGCTCGTCGCCTTCATCGGCCGCTCCCCGTCCCTCGTCATGGTCGTGGAGGGACCGAGCGACACCTGGCGGGTCGTCAGGACTTTGATGGGGGCGACGAACCCGGCGGAGGCAGCCCCCGGCACGATCAGAGGAGATCTCGCCGTGCACCTGACCGAGAACCTCGTGCACGGCTCTGACTCCGCCCAGTCGGCCAAGCGCGAGATCGAGGTCTTC
This Acidimicrobiales bacterium DNA region includes the following protein-coding sequences:
- the ndk gene encoding nucleoside-diphosphate kinase, with protein sequence MDRTLVICKPDAVERGLVGEIVGRLEGKGLRVAAAELRTIDAELASRHYEEHRGKPFYGELVAFIGRSPSLVMVVEGPSDTWRVVRTLMGATNPAEAAPGTIRGDLAVHLTENLVHGSDSAQSAKREIEVFYPHLD